Proteins encoded by one window of Actinocorallia herbida:
- a CDS encoding ABC transporter ATP-binding protein, with translation MTQPALSVRDLVVHYGRRRGTPPAINGVGFDIAPGETLGLVGESGSGKSTIGKAILGLQAASSGSITLNGTDITTASLRRRRVSAVHLRAVFQDPYSSLNPTLTIGQTLVEPLRVLRVPKQEQWLRARDALEAVGLPADAIDRYPARLSGGQRQRVAIARALVCDPKVIVLDEPVSALDLSTQAQVLNLLADLRDQRQLALLFIAHDLGVVRFLSQRVVVLYRGQVMEEGDAEAVTQDPRHPYTVALTAAAPVPHPAQQARRRAAREALGIGAAGTAAAAPAGCPFANRCPLAVDRCRTERPPLTGTGHASAACHRLDEAAALRASR, from the coding sequence ATGACCCAGCCGGCCCTCTCTGTGCGGGACCTCGTCGTCCACTACGGACGTCGCCGCGGCACGCCTCCCGCGATCAACGGGGTCGGTTTCGACATCGCGCCGGGCGAGACCCTCGGGCTGGTCGGTGAGTCCGGCTCCGGAAAGTCGACCATCGGCAAGGCGATCCTGGGACTCCAGGCGGCGAGTTCCGGGTCGATCACGTTGAACGGGACGGACATCACGACGGCCTCGCTGCGCCGGCGCCGGGTCAGCGCGGTCCACCTGCGCGCGGTCTTCCAGGACCCCTACTCCTCGCTCAACCCGACCCTGACCATCGGCCAGACCCTGGTGGAGCCGCTCCGGGTGCTGCGGGTCCCGAAGCAGGAGCAGTGGCTGCGGGCCCGAGACGCACTCGAGGCGGTCGGTCTCCCTGCCGACGCGATCGACCGCTACCCGGCGCGGCTCTCCGGCGGCCAGCGTCAGCGAGTGGCGATCGCCCGCGCCCTGGTCTGCGACCCGAAGGTGATCGTGCTCGACGAGCCCGTCAGCGCCCTCGACCTCTCGACCCAGGCGCAGGTACTGAACCTGCTCGCCGACCTGCGCGACCAGCGGCAGCTCGCGCTGCTCTTCATCGCGCACGACCTGGGCGTCGTCCGCTTCCTCTCCCAGCGGGTCGTGGTCCTCTACCGCGGCCAGGTGATGGAGGAGGGCGATGCCGAAGCGGTGACCCAGGACCCGCGGCACCCCTACACCGTGGCGCTGACGGCGGCCGCGCCCGTGCCTCACCCGGCGCAGCAGGCGCGCCGTCGCGCGGCGCGCGAGGCGCTGGGCATCGGCGCGGCCGGGACGGCCGCGGCGGCGCCGGCGGGCTGCCCTTTCGCGAACCGGTGCCCGCTCGCGGTGGACCGCTGCCGCACCGAGCGGCCGCCGCTCACCGGCACCGGCCACGCCTCCGCGGCCTGCCATCGCCTCGATGAGGCCGCCGCGCTCCGCGCATCCCGTTGA
- a CDS encoding dipeptide/oligopeptide/nickel ABC transporter permease/ATP-binding protein, protein MNTFTEPVQPSAAPEPTPGRRKPKASLYRPGTLLAIAWLVLIMIASATARGWVPFPVDHQDLTDALAGPSSRHWLGTDELGRDLFSRIVTSGWISIGPALLAVAVAFGVGVPMALLAAEHGRKVEWTCSRIAELLLSLPTTVILLAFVGAVGIHVWAIMAVLGLLLAAPVYRILLALAQSLRTRLYVDAAKVNGVGSLLVNVRHVLPGMATTIAVQAAQLFALGILIEAGLAFMGYGPAIPAPSWGGLIGGAQQHIYDAPWMMVPTGVVLALTVIAANQIADALSGERERNAPVRRPARRAARLPVPAQAAGEASTRAEGALLEVRDLRVGVVEGTELVTGVSVSVRSGTVLGLVGESGCGKTMTARSLMGLLPDGVEVCDGSIRFQGRELVGLSDRQYQDVRGRDIAMISQEPMVALDPMFTIGYQLVQPIRRFRGVGRGEARRIALDLLAQVGIVDPARILRSHPHALSGGMAQRVCIALALTGSPKLLIADEPTTALDVTVQAEILSLLRSLVHNTGLSVVLVSHDLGVVADLCDDVAVMYAGQVLESGTVAEVLDQAAHPYTGALMSANPHIPQGEAVPDRLPSIRGTVPAPKDWPTGCRFASRCPLSTHECHEPVALAPAHGGGTVRCIHPLVPAPATAGPNESGVVR, encoded by the coding sequence ATGAACACCTTCACCGAACCCGTCCAGCCGTCCGCGGCGCCCGAGCCGACGCCCGGCCGGCGCAAGCCGAAGGCCTCGCTCTACCGCCCCGGCACCCTGCTCGCGATCGCATGGCTGGTCCTGATCATGATCGCCTCGGCGACCGCGCGCGGGTGGGTGCCGTTCCCAGTCGACCACCAGGACCTCACCGACGCCCTGGCCGGCCCTTCGAGCCGGCACTGGCTCGGCACCGACGAACTGGGCCGCGACCTCTTCTCCCGGATCGTCACCAGTGGCTGGATCTCGATCGGCCCTGCGCTGCTGGCAGTGGCGGTGGCCTTCGGCGTCGGCGTGCCGATGGCGCTGCTCGCGGCCGAGCACGGGAGGAAGGTCGAATGGACCTGCAGCCGCATCGCCGAGCTGCTCCTGTCGCTGCCGACCACCGTGATCCTGCTCGCCTTCGTCGGCGCGGTGGGCATCCACGTCTGGGCCATCATGGCCGTCCTCGGGCTGCTGCTGGCCGCACCGGTGTACCGGATCCTGCTCGCGTTGGCCCAGTCGCTGCGCACCCGCCTCTATGTGGACGCGGCGAAGGTGAACGGCGTCGGCTCTCTCCTGGTGAACGTGCGCCACGTCCTGCCCGGCATGGCGACCACGATCGCCGTCCAGGCGGCACAGCTCTTCGCCCTCGGCATCCTGATCGAGGCCGGCCTCGCCTTCATGGGCTACGGGCCGGCCATCCCGGCGCCGAGCTGGGGCGGTCTCATCGGCGGCGCTCAGCAGCACATCTACGACGCCCCCTGGATGATGGTCCCCACCGGCGTCGTGCTCGCGCTGACCGTGATCGCGGCCAACCAGATCGCCGACGCCCTTTCCGGTGAGCGGGAACGGAACGCCCCCGTCCGCCGCCCCGCGCGACGGGCGGCCCGGCTTCCCGTACCGGCTCAGGCCGCCGGTGAGGCGTCCACCCGGGCCGAGGGAGCCCTGCTCGAGGTGCGTGATCTGCGCGTCGGCGTGGTGGAGGGGACGGAACTGGTCACCGGAGTCTCGGTGTCGGTCAGGTCCGGCACCGTCCTCGGCCTGGTCGGCGAGTCCGGATGCGGCAAGACGATGACCGCGCGGTCGCTGATGGGGCTGCTGCCCGACGGTGTCGAGGTCTGCGACGGCTCCATCCGCTTCCAGGGCCGGGAGCTGGTCGGGCTCTCCGACCGGCAGTACCAGGACGTCCGCGGGCGGGACATCGCGATGATCTCGCAGGAGCCGATGGTCGCGCTCGACCCGATGTTCACCATCGGCTATCAGCTCGTCCAGCCCATCCGCCGCTTCCGCGGGGTCGGCCGCGGCGAGGCCCGCCGCATCGCGCTCGACCTGCTCGCCCAGGTCGGCATCGTCGACCCCGCGCGGATCCTGCGCAGCCACCCGCACGCGCTGTCCGGCGGCATGGCCCAGCGCGTCTGCATCGCCCTCGCGCTCACCGGCTCGCCGAAGCTCCTGATCGCCGACGAGCCGACCACCGCCCTGGACGTGACGGTGCAGGCGGAGATCCTCAGCCTGCTGCGTTCACTGGTGCACAACACCGGCCTGTCGGTCGTCCTGGTCAGCCATGACCTCGGGGTGGTGGCGGACCTGTGCGACGACGTCGCCGTCATGTACGCCGGTCAGGTGCTCGAGTCCGGGACCGTGGCCGAGGTCCTGGACCAGGCCGCGCATCCCTACACGGGCGCGCTGATGAGCGCGAACCCCCACATCCCCCAGGGCGAGGCGGTCCCGGACCGGCTGCCGTCGATCCGGGGCACGGTGCCGGCGCCGAAGGACTGGCCCACCGGCTGCCGGTTCGCGAGCCGGTGTCCCCTCTCCACCCATGAATGCCACGAGCCGGTCGCGTTGGCGCCGGCGCACGGCGGCGGAACCGTCCGCTGCATTCATCCGCTGGTCCCGGCTCCCGCCACGGCCGGCCCGAACGAATCCGGAGTCGTCCGATGA
- a CDS encoding ABC transporter permease gives MFAYLTRRLGLGVVTVLVASALSFLLVHASGGSPGAITAGQGATAAQIAAENVRLGWDRPLVVQYLSWLGDAIRSDFGVSLIDGHGIWPDLLHRIPVTASMAIFATLFSGILGIGIGVAAAVNRGRLDRVITVASGVMLSLPQFWLGILLVYVLAVKADLLPATGYVEFTAAPTQYFQSLALPVLALGLTGAAIIARTTRAGMVNALEQEHIRTLRALGTPLWRIRYLHALRFASAPVVSVLGIQFIALFGGSVIIEQLFALPGLGQAAQTAIDTHDFPSVQGVVVIATAVVVLTNLILDLVLAALDPQVRAA, from the coding sequence ATGTTCGCCTACCTCACCCGTCGTCTTGGGCTCGGCGTCGTCACCGTCCTGGTGGCGTCCGCTCTGAGCTTCCTCCTGGTACACGCCTCCGGCGGCAGCCCGGGAGCCATCACCGCCGGGCAAGGGGCGACCGCCGCCCAGATCGCGGCGGAGAACGTCCGGCTCGGCTGGGACCGTCCGCTCGTCGTCCAGTACCTGAGCTGGCTCGGGGATGCAATCCGCAGTGACTTCGGGGTCTCCTTGATCGACGGTCACGGCATCTGGCCGGACCTGCTGCATCGCATACCGGTCACCGCCTCGATGGCGATCTTCGCCACCCTGTTCAGCGGGATCCTGGGCATCGGGATCGGGGTCGCGGCGGCGGTGAACCGGGGCCGGCTCGATCGCGTGATCACGGTGGCCAGCGGGGTCATGCTCTCCCTGCCGCAGTTCTGGCTCGGCATCCTGCTGGTCTATGTCCTCGCGGTGAAGGCCGATCTCCTGCCCGCCACCGGCTATGTCGAGTTCACGGCCGCACCGACGCAGTACTTCCAAAGCCTGGCCCTCCCGGTGCTCGCGCTCGGGCTGACGGGAGCCGCGATCATCGCGCGCACGACCAGGGCCGGCATGGTCAACGCCCTCGAGCAGGAGCACATCCGGACCCTGCGGGCCCTCGGCACGCCGCTGTGGCGGATCCGCTACCTGCACGCGCTCCGCTTCGCGAGTGCTCCGGTGGTGTCGGTGCTCGGCATCCAGTTCATCGCCCTGTTCGGCGGCTCGGTCATCATCGAGCAGCTCTTCGCGCTCCCGGGTCTCGGCCAGGCCGCACAGACCGCGATCGACACCCACGACTTTCCCTCGGTCCAGGGCGTCGTCGTCATCGCGACCGCGGTGGTGGTCCTCACCAACCTGATCCTCGACCTCGTCCTCGCCGCCCTCGACCCGCAGGTACGTGCCGCATGA
- a CDS encoding ABC transporter substrate-binding protein: protein MIGFTFKRLGVSALALAVAVVSLTACGSTDSADPSSSDTLTIGYDSDPAPQGFDPLLYGAGQRLFYESTYQSLFAEGADGQPVPELASSFSYNKAKTQMTLKIRSGVTFTDGSALTAELVKKNLDRRSDAKLQAYSGFAKGGSTEIKNVEAPSADTVVLTFTAAQGSFQTNLMGVAGTIVGEKAITDSSVLTQGPDGSGPYKMDTSVKGSSYTMSRKPGTDASVYPFQKIVYKPYLDKNARLNAQISGQTDVSLIDTSTQETAASNGVSLVKNGGTMLDLLVFDKTGATSKPFGNKDVRLALSYAIDRESFVKTVAKGAEPSANAFPKSSAGFDAALNTEYAFDVAKAKQALAKGGYPNGFSFTITASPTIQASLEFLQNQFKAIGVDMKIEVTTSTDKLFAVVNTQPLGFIPLTMSNEVGVTAGVLVGGFANPHKAQSPVIGAALGAAANSSGADAAAALKKLNGALINEGWLIPVAEQFSYAGYDPEVLQAPTYPGIDGYPLLSSFKPAA from the coding sequence ATGATCGGCTTCACCTTCAAGCGTCTGGGAGTCAGCGCTCTGGCCCTGGCGGTGGCTGTCGTCTCGCTGACGGCGTGCGGCTCGACGGACAGCGCTGATCCTTCTTCGAGCGACACGCTCACCATCGGCTACGACTCCGACCCGGCGCCCCAGGGCTTCGACCCGCTCCTCTACGGCGCCGGCCAGCGGCTCTTCTACGAATCAACCTACCAATCGCTCTTCGCGGAGGGTGCCGACGGTCAGCCCGTCCCCGAGCTCGCCTCGAGCTTCAGCTACAACAAGGCCAAGACCCAGATGACGCTGAAGATCAGGTCCGGCGTCACTTTCACCGACGGCTCCGCGCTCACCGCCGAGCTGGTCAAGAAGAACCTCGACCGCCGCAGCGACGCCAAGCTCCAGGCCTACTCCGGCTTCGCCAAGGGCGGATCGACCGAGATCAAGAACGTCGAGGCCCCGAGCGCGGACACCGTGGTGCTCACCTTCACCGCCGCGCAGGGGTCGTTCCAGACGAACCTCATGGGCGTCGCCGGGACGATCGTCGGCGAGAAGGCGATCACCGACTCGAGCGTGCTCACCCAGGGCCCGGACGGCTCAGGCCCGTACAAGATGGACACCTCGGTCAAGGGCAGCAGCTACACGATGAGCCGCAAGCCCGGCACGGACGCGAGCGTCTACCCGTTCCAGAAGATCGTCTACAAGCCGTACCTTGACAAGAACGCCCGTCTGAACGCGCAGATCTCCGGCCAGACCGACGTGTCGCTCATCGACACGTCGACGCAGGAGACCGCGGCGTCCAACGGCGTCTCGCTGGTCAAGAACGGCGGCACGATGCTGGACCTGCTGGTCTTCGACAAGACCGGCGCGACCTCGAAGCCGTTCGGCAACAAGGACGTCCGCCTGGCGCTGAGCTACGCGATCGACCGGGAGTCCTTCGTCAAGACCGTGGCGAAGGGCGCCGAGCCGTCGGCGAACGCCTTCCCCAAGTCCTCGGCCGGCTTTGACGCCGCGTTGAACACCGAGTACGCGTTCGACGTCGCCAAGGCCAAGCAGGCGCTGGCCAAGGGGGGCTACCCGAACGGGTTCTCGTTCACCATCACCGCCAGCCCGACCATCCAGGCCTCGCTGGAGTTCCTGCAGAACCAGTTCAAGGCCATCGGCGTCGACATGAAGATCGAGGTCACCACCTCGACCGACAAGCTCTTCGCGGTGGTCAACACCCAGCCGCTGGGCTTCATCCCGTTGACCATGAGCAACGAGGTCGGCGTCACCGCAGGAGTTCTCGTGGGTGGCTTCGCGAACCCGCACAAAGCGCAGAGCCCGGTGATCGGTGCCGCGCTCGGTGCGGCGGCGAACTCCTCCGGCGCGGATGCCGCAGCCGCGCTGAAGAAGCTCAACGGCGCGCTGATCAACGAGGGCTGGCTGATCCCGGTCGCCGAGCAGTTCTCCTACGCCGGTTACGACCCCGAGGTGCTCCAGGCGCCGACCTACCCCGGCATCGACGGCTACCCGCTGCTGAGCTCGTTCAAGCCGGCCGCCTGA
- a CDS encoding IclR family transcriptional regulator, which yields MIDRALSLLEAFNSTRRHLTLRELSRLSNIPVSTTLRLANRLLEWGALERDEAGRYSIGLRLLEVASLAPRGHGLRQTALPFMSDLGAVTRQHVQLAVRDGLEATLVERLSAHRAVQVRYRVGGKMPLHATGMGLALLAFAPAEVQDELLARPLYSEPDKRLIPASAMRRTLAEVRREQVAIFRRTELETLVAVAAPIFDERDEAVAAIGVLLPEREAQPRRLTYAARIAAQGISRALGAPSAALPPTALGT from the coding sequence GTGATCGACCGGGCGCTTTCGCTGCTCGAGGCGTTCAACTCGACACGGCGGCACTTGACCTTGCGCGAGCTGAGCCGGCTCAGCAACATTCCGGTCAGCACGACGCTACGGCTGGCGAATCGGCTGCTCGAGTGGGGTGCCCTCGAGCGAGACGAAGCCGGCCGGTACTCGATCGGCCTGCGGCTCCTGGAGGTCGCCTCGCTCGCCCCGCGCGGTCACGGCCTGCGCCAGACCGCGCTGCCCTTCATGAGCGACCTGGGAGCGGTCACGCGCCAACATGTACAGCTAGCGGTCCGTGACGGCCTGGAGGCGACGCTGGTCGAGCGTCTGTCGGCGCACCGGGCTGTCCAGGTGCGCTACCGGGTCGGCGGCAAGATGCCGCTGCACGCGACGGGCATGGGGCTGGCGCTCCTCGCCTTCGCGCCGGCCGAGGTGCAGGACGAACTGCTCGCGCGGCCGCTGTACAGCGAACCGGACAAGCGGCTGATCCCGGCCTCGGCGATGCGGCGCACGCTCGCCGAGGTCCGGCGGGAGCAGGTGGCGATCTTCCGCCGCACCGAGCTGGAGACGCTGGTGGCGGTGGCGGCGCCGATCTTCGACGAGCGGGACGAAGCGGTCGCCGCGATCGGCGTGCTGCTCCCCGAACGGGAGGCGCAGCCCCGTCGGCTCACCTACGCGGCAAGGATCGCCGCACAGGGCATTTCACGGGCCCTGGGAGCCCCCAGTGCGGCCTTGCCGCCGACGGCGCTCGGGACGTGA
- a CDS encoding alpha/beta hydrolase, which translates to MPIHPETLRRFAYIEGVPSMQAFFEDPRYAERRAAFESWPNYEVPDVAVRAAEAPGPHGPVPVRVYGERSGAAGRPALVWMHGGAFMMGDLDMPEADWTSREVAQRADAVVISVDYRLCQNGVHYPVPHDDVVAAVRWVRENAAELGVDPAWISVGGASAGANLAAGAALKLRDEDDRPPAHLIFAYGVAHAVLPPLSPEIAELMNHVPQALLFPPEMHGFFNRTYLGGPLSKADGYAFPILADLRGMCPTLVLNAEYDDLRVSGEAFAAALAATGVDVRQVMVRSVLHGYLNLAATVGPTAAALDLIAATVARPVPLDG; encoded by the coding sequence ATGCCGATTCATCCTGAGACCCTCCGTCGCTTCGCGTACATCGAGGGTGTGCCCAGCATGCAGGCCTTCTTCGAGGACCCCCGGTACGCCGAACGGCGGGCCGCGTTCGAGTCCTGGCCGAACTACGAGGTCCCCGACGTCGCGGTGCGCGCGGCGGAGGCGCCCGGACCGCACGGTCCCGTGCCGGTCCGGGTCTACGGCGAGCGTTCAGGGGCGGCCGGGCGGCCCGCCCTGGTCTGGATGCACGGCGGCGCCTTCATGATGGGCGACCTGGACATGCCCGAGGCGGACTGGACCTCGCGGGAGGTGGCGCAGCGTGCGGACGCGGTCGTGATCTCGGTCGACTACAGGCTGTGCCAGAACGGCGTGCACTACCCAGTGCCCCACGACGACGTCGTCGCCGCGGTGCGCTGGGTCCGCGAGAACGCGGCCGAGCTCGGCGTCGATCCCGCGTGGATCTCCGTCGGCGGGGCCAGCGCCGGGGCCAACCTCGCCGCGGGCGCCGCCCTGAAGCTGCGGGACGAGGACGACCGGCCCCCGGCCCACCTGATCTTCGCCTACGGCGTCGCCCATGCGGTCCTCCCGCCGCTCAGCCCCGAGATCGCCGAGCTGATGAACCACGTGCCCCAGGCGCTGCTCTTCCCGCCGGAGATGCACGGCTTCTTCAACCGCACCTATCTCGGCGGCCCGCTCAGCAAGGCCGACGGCTATGCCTTCCCGATCCTGGCCGACCTGCGAGGGATGTGCCCGACGCTGGTGCTCAACGCCGAGTACGACGATCTGAGGGTCTCTGGCGAGGCCTTCGCGGCGGCGCTCGCGGCCACGGGCGTGGACGTGCGCCAGGTGATGGTGCGCTCGGTGCTGCACGGCTACCTCAATCTCGCGGCCACGGTGGGGCCGACCGCCGCCGCGCTGGACCTGATCGCGGCCACGGTCGCCCGGCCCGTCCCGCTCGACGGCTGA
- a CDS encoding glycoside hydrolase family 43 protein yields MTRPVIPGFNPDPSVVRVGADYYLVTSSFEYLPGLPVYHSTDLRDWRQIGHVATRPEQVDLDRIPTPGGVWAPTLRYRDGLFHLIVTVFLGGRGCVVFTAADPAGPWSDGVPIPAVDGIDPDLAWDDDGTAIVTFARYPEPIQQVRVDLATGRALGPPRAVWAGSGRYAPEGPHLYRRGDWWYLVAAEGGTDRGHAVTVARARRPDGPFESCPGNPVLSAAGTGWEVQNLGHADLVETDSGTALVCLGVRPVGLAKSFSPLGRETFLADVDWADGWPSARLAEVPPGPAEEVIYDLGAPDVLADPVWIAVRQLPTEVAAPTPGGLLLRRTSGHTGLDGPRPAFVGRRQRHLTAVVSGVFDVREGRGGLAFRNAEDNLVALEARATGTAVEVEARVVVAGFDRTWHAALPSGDVELTIAMAPPPDDFAAGAVGGDRIRLSARVADDEVTLAELDGRHWCFETAKAFTGRVVGPFAAEGSVLVRRLRYSGGP; encoded by the coding sequence GTGACCCGTCCGGTGATCCCGGGATTCAACCCGGACCCCAGCGTGGTGCGGGTCGGCGCCGACTACTACCTCGTCACCTCCTCGTTCGAGTACCTGCCGGGGCTGCCGGTCTACCACAGCACCGATCTCCGTGACTGGCGTCAGATCGGTCATGTGGCGACCAGGCCGGAGCAGGTCGACCTCGACCGGATTCCGACGCCCGGCGGGGTCTGGGCCCCGACGCTGCGCTACCGCGACGGCCTCTTCCACCTCATCGTCACCGTCTTCCTCGGCGGCCGGGGCTGCGTCGTCTTCACGGCGGCCGACCCGGCCGGCCCGTGGAGCGACGGCGTGCCCATCCCCGCCGTCGACGGGATCGACCCCGATCTCGCCTGGGACGACGACGGCACCGCGATCGTCACGTTCGCCCGCTATCCCGAGCCGATCCAGCAGGTCCGCGTCGACCTGGCGACCGGCCGGGCTCTCGGGCCGCCCCGTGCGGTCTGGGCGGGCAGCGGTCGCTACGCCCCCGAGGGCCCGCACCTGTACCGCCGTGGCGACTGGTGGTACCTGGTGGCGGCCGAAGGGGGCACGGACCGTGGCCACGCCGTCACGGTGGCCCGCGCCCGCAGGCCGGACGGGCCGTTCGAGAGCTGTCCGGGGAATCCGGTCCTCTCCGCCGCCGGCACCGGCTGGGAGGTGCAGAACCTCGGCCACGCCGACCTGGTCGAGACCGACTCGGGGACGGCGCTCGTCTGCCTCGGGGTCCGGCCGGTGGGCCTGGCGAAGTCGTTCTCGCCCCTGGGCCGTGAGACCTTCCTGGCCGACGTCGACTGGGCCGACGGCTGGCCGAGCGCGCGACTGGCCGAGGTGCCGCCGGGGCCCGCCGAGGAGGTGATCTACGACCTGGGCGCGCCGGACGTGCTGGCCGACCCGGTCTGGATCGCCGTGCGACAGCTGCCGACCGAGGTCGCCGCTCCCACGCCCGGTGGTCTCCTCCTCCGTCGGACCTCCGGTCACACGGGGCTGGACGGCCCGCGACCGGCCTTCGTCGGGCGTCGCCAGCGCCATCTCACGGCCGTGGTGAGCGGTGTCTTCGACGTCCGGGAGGGCCGCGGGGGCCTCGCGTTCCGCAACGCGGAGGACAACCTGGTGGCGCTCGAGGCCCGCGCCACCGGAACCGCGGTCGAGGTCGAGGCGCGGGTCGTGGTGGCGGGATTCGACCGGACCTGGCATGCCGCCCTGCCGTCCGGAGACGTCGAGCTCACCATCGCGATGGCGCCGCCGCCCGACGACTTCGCCGCCGGTGCGGTCGGGGGCGACCGGATCCGGTTGTCCGCCCGGGTGGCCGACGACGAAGTGACCCTCGCCGAGCTGGACGGCCGGCACTGGTGCTTCGAGACCGCCAAGGCGTTCACGGGCCGGGTCGTCGGGCCGTTCGCGGCCGAGGGCTCGGTTCTGGTCCGCCGGCTCCGGTACTCAGGGGGGCCTTGA
- a CDS encoding alpha/beta hydrolase, which translates to MRRIEGVEYGAVPGFRPLELDLYLPDGESTAGAVEVPVIVHVHGGGWRLGSRRRPLPRLGADFYPAMVRAGFAVAAIDYRLSGEARYPAAADDVRAAVAGVAEIMASHGVGAGQVFLWGDSAGGHLALLAALTGPAVAGVVAWFPVTDLTAMPDTVDPGTREALFLGAPAADVPDLAREASPISHVRADAPPMLIMHGDSDTLVATTQSVDFAAALTAAGGSAELVLVPGASHFWDGAEDVAALHRRSLDFLRKIVES; encoded by the coding sequence ATGAGGCGGATCGAAGGCGTCGAGTACGGCGCCGTCCCGGGCTTCCGCCCGCTCGAACTCGACCTGTACCTGCCCGACGGGGAATCCACGGCGGGCGCCGTCGAGGTGCCGGTGATCGTCCATGTGCACGGCGGTGGGTGGCGGCTCGGTTCGCGCCGGCGCCCGCTGCCGCGCCTGGGCGCGGACTTCTACCCCGCGATGGTGCGGGCGGGTTTCGCGGTCGCGGCGATCGACTACCGGCTCAGCGGCGAGGCGCGCTACCCGGCCGCGGCCGACGACGTCCGCGCCGCCGTCGCGGGCGTCGCCGAGATCATGGCGTCCCACGGGGTCGGCGCGGGGCAGGTGTTCCTCTGGGGCGATTCGGCCGGCGGGCACCTCGCGCTGCTGGCCGCGCTGACCGGGCCCGCCGTGGCCGGGGTCGTCGCGTGGTTCCCGGTCACCGACCTGACCGCCATGCCCGACACCGTCGATCCCGGGACGCGCGAGGCGCTCTTCCTGGGGGCGCCCGCCGCAGACGTACCGGATCTCGCCCGTGAGGCCAGCCCGATCAGCCATGTGCGCGCCGATGCGCCGCCCATGCTGATCATGCACGGCGACAGCGACACCTTGGTGGCGACCACCCAGAGCGTCGACTTCGCCGCGGCCCTGACCGCGGCGGGAGGGTCCGCGGAGCTGGTGCTCGTGCCCGGCGCGAGCCACTTCTGGGACGGCGCCGAGGACGTGGCCGCCCTGCACCGGCGGTCGCTGGACTTCTTGCGGAAGATCGTCGAGTCGTGA
- a CDS encoding amidohydrolase family protein, with translation MPEQRILFLDGKVFDGSGGPAVRADVVVRGEKIEAVVVGGGVRTEPGDQIVDCTGKTVMPGMIESHCHLTFPSAVGHLDPSFNPPMDVSFFHHLPSPDELLEIAKRNARILLDQGFTSAYSAGSLTPVPTEVILRDLIKAGATAGPRLRAASFERDNNPVKMGPDGPREQGTGPDAVRSFIREQAAIGFDSVKLLLSNDDVFFEGGSMVTQYSPEAAKAAGEQARESGVWLNCHAQNPESIKLAVTNGFRSIYHCSYADQEAIDLLDEAKDSIFLSPAVGIMWANVHEGEEFGIDAAMAETMGSVKSLEAMTRLYPELRRRGLRVLPGGDYGFPNNPMGRNARDLELFVELFGYSPLEALKAATFYGGQVLELPVGLLAPEYLADVLVVDGDPTQDVTVLQNAANLAVIMQGGRFHKRAEQLTRSAA, from the coding sequence ATGCCCGAGCAGCGCATCCTCTTCCTCGACGGCAAGGTCTTCGACGGCTCCGGCGGCCCTGCCGTGCGGGCCGATGTGGTCGTCCGCGGCGAGAAGATCGAGGCGGTCGTCGTCGGTGGCGGCGTGCGGACGGAGCCGGGCGACCAGATCGTCGACTGCACCGGCAAGACCGTCATGCCGGGCATGATCGAGTCGCACTGCCACCTGACCTTCCCCTCGGCCGTCGGCCACCTCGACCCGTCCTTCAACCCGCCGATGGACGTCAGCTTCTTCCATCACCTGCCGTCGCCGGACGAGCTCCTCGAGATCGCGAAGCGCAACGCGCGCATCCTGCTCGACCAGGGCTTCACCAGCGCCTACTCGGCCGGCTCGCTGACCCCCGTGCCGACCGAGGTGATCCTCCGCGATCTGATCAAGGCCGGTGCCACGGCGGGACCGCGGCTGCGGGCCGCGTCGTTCGAGCGCGACAACAACCCGGTGAAGATGGGCCCCGACGGCCCGCGTGAGCAGGGCACGGGGCCGGACGCGGTGCGCTCGTTCATCCGCGAGCAGGCCGCGATCGGCTTCGACAGCGTCAAGCTGCTGCTGAGCAACGACGACGTCTTCTTCGAGGGCGGGTCGATGGTGACCCAGTACAGCCCCGAAGCGGCGAAGGCCGCCGGTGAGCAGGCGCGCGAGTCCGGCGTCTGGCTCAACTGCCACGCCCAGAACCCCGAGTCGATCAAGCTGGCGGTCACCAACGGCTTCCGCTCGATCTACCATTGCTCCTACGCCGACCAGGAAGCGATCGACCTGCTCGACGAGGCGAAGGACTCGATCTTCCTCTCGCCGGCCGTCGGCATCATGTGGGCCAACGTCCACGAAGGCGAGGAGTTCGGGATCGACGCCGCGATGGCCGAAACGATGGGATCGGTGAAGTCGCTCGAGGCGATGACGAGGCTCTACCCCGAGCTGCGCCGGCGCGGCCTGCGGGTGCTGCCGGGCGGTGACTACGGCTTCCCCAACAACCCGATGGGCCGCAACGCCCGCGACCTCGAGCTCTTCGTCGAGCTCTTCGGCTACAGCCCGCTCGAGGCGCTCAAGGCCGCCACCTTCTACGGAGGCCAGGTCCTGGAGCTCCCGGTCGGCCTCCTGGCGCCGGAGTACCTGGCCGACGTCCTCGTGGTGGACGGAGACCCGACGCAGGACGTGACGGTGCTGCAGAACGCCGCGAACCTCGCCGTGATCATGCAGGGCGGCCGGTTCCACAAGCGCGCCGAGCAGCTCACGCGCAGCGCGGCATGA